In one window of Cheilinus undulatus linkage group 23, ASM1832078v1, whole genome shotgun sequence DNA:
- the rpl18a gene encoding 60S ribosomal protein L18a yields MKASGTLREYKVIGRLLPSAKNPAPPLYRMRIFAPNHVVAKSRFWYFVSQLRKMKKASGETVYCGLVHEKTPLKVKNFGIWLRYDSRSGTHNMYREYRDLTTSGAVTQCYRDMGARHRARAHSIQIMKVQVIAANKCRRPAIKQFHDSKIKFPLPHRVLRRQHKPRFTTKRPNTFY; encoded by the exons ATGAAGGCGTCCGGCACA CTTCGGGAGTACAAAGTCATTGGGCGTCTGCTGCCCTCTGCCAAGAACCCTGCCCCCCCTCTCTACCGGATGAGGATCTTCGCCCCGAATCATGTCGTGGCCAAGTCCCGCTTCTGGTACTTCGTCTCCCAGCTGAGGAAGATGAAGAAGGCATCCGGAGAGACAGTTTACTGTGGCCTG GTCCACGAGAAGACCCCCCTGAAGGTGAAGAACTTTGGTATCTGGCTGCGTTACGACTCTCGTAGCGGAACCCACAACATGTACAGAGAGTACAGAGACCTGACCACCTCTGGAGCTGTCACTCAGTGCT ATCGTGACATGGGAGCTCGCCACCGTGCTCGTGCTCACTCCATCCAGATCATGAAGGTGCAGGTGATCGCCGCCAACAAGTGTCGCAGACCTGCCATCAAGCAGTTCCAC GACTCAAAGATCAAGTTCCCTCTGCCTCACAGGGTCCTGCGTCGTCAGCACAAACCCCGCTTCACCACCAAGAGACCAAACACCTTCTACTAA